A single genomic interval of Tursiops truncatus isolate mTurTru1 chromosome 1, mTurTru1.mat.Y, whole genome shotgun sequence harbors:
- the IL19 gene encoding interleukin-19 produces the protein MQAQGVSLCLLGVMLFLCSVHARGLRRCLISMDMRRMEESFRGIKNAIQAKDTFQNVTILSTSETLHSIKPLDVCCVTKNLLAFYVDRVFKDHQELSPQILRRISSIANSFLHMQKSLQRCQEQRLCHCRQEATNATRIIHDNYHQLEVRSAAIKSLGELDVLLAWIDKNHQGTSAA, from the exons ATGCAGGCACAGGGTGTTTCTCTCTGCCTCCTGGGTGTGATGCTCTTTCTGTGCTCAGTGCATGCCCGAGGTCTCAGGAGATGTCTGATTTCCATGGACATGCGCCGTATGGAGGAGAGTTTCCGAGGGATCAAAAACGCCATT CAAGCTAAGGACACCTTCCAAAATGTCACCATCCTGTCCACATCGGAGACCCTGCACAGCATTAAG CCCTTAGATGTGTGCTGCGTGACCAAGAACCTCCTGGCATTTTACGTGGACAGGGTGTTCAAGGACCATCAGGAGCTGAGCCCCCAGATCTTGAGAAGAATCAGCAGCATTGCCAACTCTTTCCTCCACATGCAGAAGAGTCTACAGCGATGT CAGGAGCAGAGGTTGTGTCACTGCAGGCAGGAGGCCACCAATGCAACCAGAATCATCCATGACAACTACCATCAG TTGGAGGTCCGGTCTGCTGCCATTAAGTCTCTGGGAGAGCTGGACGTCTTGCTAGCCTGGATTGACAAGAATCATCAAGGAACTTCTGCTGCCTAA